GACAAATACGGGTGTTCCCATATCTCTCCCTGTACTTCTTTATTGCCAAATTAGCATTGCCGTGACATTctccgtaaacaaaaatcatgtcagcgtactccgaagctgtgtaattatagcatggcattgtaaataaaataaaaactattgttaatattaatacttaagcgtctaatttcgcacaattcactcaataactattaaactaggtacttatcactataaaaataaagcgttaaatGTCGCACAATTCACTTAATAACTATTAACTAGGTACttatcactataaaaataaagcgttaaatatcgcacaatttacataataactattaaactaggtacttataactataaaaataaagcgttaaatATCGCACAATTCACTCCAAGAGTTTTTCGagataattcaataattaattaaaattgacaaAACAACGCTAATAACATCAAGAAACACAAGTATCTAAATAAAGGGCATAGAGACTACTGGCCGCTTGTCGCGTACGCAGCGAGCCTGGAAAAAACCAAAAACAtgttataacatgttttgtttacgctagcctacgcaccagggctgccagatgtacgattttaatcgtactcatacgatttttttttgcatttttactcatgtacgatcgctagactaagatcgtacgcaaaatgtacgatttttatattcctattacctggaagcatttcataattaaagaaacgtcatccaccggcaagcatgaattTCGTTGAATTTCCCAACTACGTAACGCGTTCCTAGATCTTTTACTTAAATGAAGACTctgaaaaatcatataaaggctgtatttgtttgctttctaatgaaacttataatttcttttgtgataataatttcgacttgaaaaaaaatacattttgaaataaaaaacaatttgaaaattataaaatattgcctcaatttgctttaaatttattattttttccccATCACAGTGCAATCTATAATATGAACGAGCATTCAACGAAGTTCATTTAAtcagaacaaaacttagaaacagtttatccaatgatacactgaagggcacattattagccaagaaattaataagaagaaacgaaaattatacgaattttaagccaacaaattcttttgttaaaaaatatgaccacagaaaattttgtatgagtgtgacaaatttttctagcagccctggcacagccagttgtcctttacaccgttagacgttctcagggtcattgcaacacacgtgccacgttgattgtttttttcagctgttgcaaaatttaatattttaatgtaataacgtggtattttattattaataattgttgttattgttatttgttgtctttatcgcatttgttggactgctcgagcaaaagtttcgcgaatattttgatcttgaaataaatatagtcaatgaaatacttaaatttattaaatattgttgatatgccatgtgtgctccccgtgatattacctacttgcaaaaactatgttagattcagaatttagattttcagaatttaaaaaaatttattgtttcttaaagcattaaaagaaacaataaatttttaaaaaacaaaaattataaaaagaaaattattagaatcatactgaatattaaaactatttaacaaatgtttttaatatgtcttaacacaacactgacctaccaaaatagataacaattttgcacgtttttaaattacgcgtacgcgtaatattatgtttgtaccgatcgcgctcaaagggtcgttaacctgcgggtgaccgtttattaatgttatacaacacgtagtaattttaaaaaatgaaaaatcatattttttgactaaactactggatgtattttattgattttttgtatgtgggcttggaatatcattacatatacgatgtcaaagttattgtcgtattgtcatccccaccctGTATATATGACACTATCCCAATATTACTAAATAGGGATCCCTTtctttcgaattttttttttgttctaatttAATTTCACAGTAAGGCATTTTTTGGCCTACTATTTCAGTAGGCATTATTATCTTTAAGGCTTATATTACCagcacaaaattaaatttttgcttAGTCTCTTGAGTGCttaccaaaatttaaattaacatgagTCACTCATTGCTGCTTTTACATATATTCggctgtacaaaaaaaatactatatactGTTCAGAGACAACAAAAATTGCAAACTGATTTAGTAATATTTGCTGACTATATGTTGCTGCCCAACTACTAGCtaaccaataatatttttttgctaacaaAGATACAAATACCTTGCAAACTGTTTAAATCACACCCTTAATAAAATAGACGTAATAATTAACTCTTTTTATTCCTTTCATTGCATTTAGAAttcattattacataataatgaaTTCTAAATGCAATGAATGAATCTTTAGTATCACTTTTATGTACaaagcaatattttaagaatattaaaaaatttcaggACCTTTACATCGCTTTCCCAAATGGGAATATCCTCATACAGAGAATTTTAACTAATAGAAATCTGTACTtcacaatacaattaaaaaaaaaggaaacaattgTATTTACAATTCCATTAGTATATGCCACAAACATTTCGAGGAGTACTTCAAATCATTAAGCAGACGATTGACGAGGAATACTGTCCCTACATTGAACTTAAGTAAGCATAATAACTTGTGAGAGACATAGAGTTGATTTGGTTGATTTTATTTGCAAtctttgtataatatttgtttagggTGATTGTATACAGTTGGTGCCTGGGATTAAATCGATTATTAAAtggaaaattttcaaattttgatagGAATGACCTGGTTAAAAAATAAGCAtccgattattataataaaagacgaaaataaacaacagttttataaattctatatgtattggtgttttatttttaaaccctctattttctgttaatattaggtaaaatagaattaatttgaaatctaaagttttaatacgtaacacaaaaaaatattaaatattcttaatgtacatacttgttactttttgaagaaaattaatgataaatagatataaaatacttttcacactatttccaccaatttattaatacaaactgtttatattaataaacaagtGGAAAAAGTGAAAAGTACATACagtatattatttgaataataatcattctggtaaaaaagaaatacacaGCGCCATctgtagtattattatagaaataaaattgtatgtgcacGCCATCTGTTGGTGGGAGAGGTCGCGatacatcaattttaatttctgagTGGCGTATctataccagtatataagtgtataatctatgataTGCCACAAAGGTTCGtaccttttaattaaataatttgaagcgagcaatttaaaaggccaacgtagttgaattgagctattgaaaatttatcgattagtattttttttattacaagtatcattattttgcaggctggggtggggtaggtggtTCGTACCCCTTTACCTTAAttcaaatagtattttattttgtttcttgatGTAGTAAATCTGAATTGTAACACTAATTAAAAGGTTGAATAGATTAactttcgagaaaaaaaatgtattttaagctAAAACATCATACTAcgtttagaaattaaatatatagtacaCAGGGTTTTGTGTAGGATAAATCAGACTCAGGCGGAATAAGCCCGAAATCGTTTGTCGAATAAATCCGACTCAGGCGGTGAAaggattaaatatttaattcgtatttaaatatgatttccaaaaaacatgatttactaaaaatactgagctaagctcggtcacctaGGTACTAGTactcatatattaaaataagatgGCAATACTGGAATTAGACGCCGCCTCTTGTCATTATGTTGCTTGTACTGCAAATTAGCATAGCAAATTAGACatattaaaagtgaaaaaaaatatcgatattgtTATAATAGTAGTTTAATATCATCAAATATCAATATCAACATCGATATCTCCAgaaataaatatcgatatatcagtaaaattaaaaaaaaaaatagtggttttaaaataatcatacaTTTAGTTCTGCATAATTCAATAATATCAATGAgtcatttttatacaaatatattatttgaatgtACGAAAATCGCAATAAAACAAAGGTTTTTGTCATcagaatttctttttattaggcaaagttacaaaaaatatcagCAACTAAAAAGCTATTTGGtagcttatattttaatatacaaaatatgtaagtAAAAAACATTGACTTTTTAATGCTTTGCTGTCAGCCCTCCTATCAGTTGTTAGGAACTGCCAGATTTACAACTGAAGCTACTCTCTCTGAAGGCATATAGGAAGCCATAGGTGTCAAGTATGTTAGTTCAGATTAGAAAGAACTggagttaaaaattatttaatctaaaGCTACATTTTAGACACGAGATATTTATTTCGTGTCTATCCAAAAAAATTCGGGTTGTAGCTATAAAGCATATAGAAATTACTTCAATTCCTACGGCTTTGTGCTACTTTAAGAGGCTATATTAGGTGTATCGTTGATGGTCGCAGCAACATTGTTGAAGCTTTTTGTGTCGAGACCATAACGACTCTAATTGTGATCTAAATAATGTATGTCTGATGCCGTTCCTTtctattcattttattatatttttatacgggTTTATATTCTAGtgactttaattacataaataaaaatataaatatcgttCTTATACAATTTCTGCTAATAGATATTTTCTATCGATATATCGGATCAAAATATATCGCCAAAAAACATCGATACATCGATATTTCGATACTTTTTCAACAAGCCTACACTACAGAAATCAGCCATTTTCCTCTTGCGGTTGCTTGGtgtcgttttattattttccaaatcGACCTGCAAGTTTGTGAAGCTATCAATAACCTGTTACAGACTAATTCATTTGAAAAAAAGTGTAATCTTTGCTTGTTCTTCTAATTCTCTATTGGTAAGTCGTTTTTTTAACACTTACGGCTTTTGACCGGGATACGTATGCAGTCAGAATATTTTTTCACTACTTTCAATTACAACAAATTATCTCAAACATACTAATGTAATCTCATGAagatatactaaatataatgcTAAATGCTAATcgtctttttttatattctattttaaataaaattttctttctttaatttttttcacttatCCTTAAAAGTAACTATCTGTACTGTTATATGGATTACACGAAAGTTACATTTCGAATTATGTTTACAAAACATGTGTTTTACggattaagtaaaaatttatttaaatatctcacatttatttttaaacatattccTTGTTaggattatttatttgtatttttcaatcatgatatttttgtactatttcatctaaatttattgttaaacaaCACatgttaattttagaaattacgTCATTAATATGTTTAGATAAAAATGGCGAACCGACGTCCTCAAGGAGGTGGCCGGCGTATGGACTTTGGGCGTAATGATCGCTCAAAGAACTTCCGCAGCGGAGTCTCCCCTTGGCAGGGTGGAGGTCCGGGCGGTGATCTTCCGAACCTACTCCCCTTGGGCGGAGGCCCAACCGAGGCTACTCTGGCCTTGGCTAGCAACATCATCAATCTCCTTCAACCGCGCCAAAACCCTGTGCCTTCCCTACTCGACATGCCCATACGACGTGACTTTGGCCCTAACATGAGTCGGTATGACCGAGGGTATGGGCCAAATAGGGTAAGTGcaaaattttatagataacttgctataaaaatattagaattttaacatcaaaaattttatagttactgttactaaaatgatttaatttaaagcTAAATTTTTAGTCGAGCCACAATTCTTTTCttgatgtaataatatatttaacatgtttATCTTTTAGTACCTAAAACTCCAGGTCATACAATGACATGAATATCATACAGTCACGTCAATTTCTGTGTGCTATTACCATATTTCAGCCAATCTTCACAAGGCCTATCAAGGCTAGCAGCTTCATACTAACAACCATGTATCTGAATTCCCTTTAGATGGGCAATCAAGGTAATTTCCGGCGTACGGGAAATTACACTCGTGCTGGTGAGCGTATGAACAACAGTCGTAAGCCGTTCAGGCCTAATGATGGGCCAAGACAACAAAACAAGAGCTCCCCGAAAAAGGAAACCGATTCTAAGGCTAAGCCTGTTAAGGACAGGTAAGGAATCCCAGGAGTTTCCTTCCGGTGGTACCACCGCTTTTCCATTTTCACGGCTATCctacaaaatatttcaacaaatcGTTCACCGGCCGCTCTAGCCGCATTGGCAATGTAATTTTCTGTCTCATTCTAAGGGATGCGTCGTTCACACAATAATCAAACTGCATGGATGTATATTGATGGTCGTCTTCACCATAGACAGTCTCTCTGTTTAtgttaaaattctttaaaaattgattgagtacatattatatatcaaaaCTATATATCAAAACTTTCAAAGATACGTTCAAGTTGTTTACATTCTGAATCTTAGTAAAACTAAATATTgtatctaaattattttttttaaataacaatctcGTTAACATTTGATGTTCTTCTGCAATTTGCAAATATTAGCTTCAAATAGATTTTACATCTCATTCATTACATTAATTGAAGTATTTTCGGGTAATACAATCAAATTTACTAAACActcatacaattaatttaaacaagcaTCTAATCAATTAAGTCGTCTATAGTGAGGACAAGGATACCGAGAAGAGTGAAAAGTCTGAAGATGATAAGAGAGAGACACCCAAAACTCGCTACGATGATATCAACCCACAACTGCTGAAATGCCACATTTGTAACAAGAGCATGTGGGATGGAAGGTCATTTGAGAACCATTTGAGCGGCCGAGCCCATGCTATTATGATGCAGAAAACAGCAGAGAGCTATGCTTTAACTGCTGATACAATGAGGCAAGAGTTTAAGGTAATTAGATTATTTaaccattttataaattttggtaattttgCTTCAAGAATCTTAAGAGGTTCAACTAACAGTCCCTCACACAGCTAAAAGAATACAACAAAGAATCGAATTGAACTTTTACTCATTTAACAGACTAAATTACATCACAAGGTTTTAAAGGGatataataaatcatataactaaatttattcCAAAAGACAACCATTAAAAATCTTTCAATCTACAGATTCGTGAAATGAAAAGAACACGTAAGACCGGTCAACAACCGCCACGTGATTTCTACTGTGCCATGTGTGATATGTACGCAGCCGATGGGGCCATACACCGTACAACCGTAGGCCATCGTAAGCTCAAGAAGTATCTACACCCGACCTGTACTTCTTGCCATAAAGAGATGCCTACGAGAATTGAGCTAGATGAGCATAGATTGACCGCTGAACATTTGAAAAACATGCAGGACAAGCAAGAAGTTGTCTCGAAGCCGAAACCTGAAGGTAATTTTGAGTTTttgtctatacaaatattatatagttaaagagattgtttttgtttgtttgaatgtgtTAATCTCGGGAacttattaatagtttttaattaatgtcgACTTTATAGATACTccaaaattataaatcattaatggtcttaaaaaaatctaaaataaaatgttaattttaaattaatttttttattgttgattgttaaaaattaaacaaaaaaaaaataaaatactaatcaGACCATATttgaaaaactatttaattttatttcttacaattACTAATTGCAGAATTactaaatattagtttaaaaaaaaaaaaaaaacaacagcatatttgaaatataaaaataaaaaaataaaaattttaaatctctacttttatactaatattatgaagagataaagtttttaacttttttgtttgtagggggtaatctttgcAAATACTGATCCAAAAGCTACAGTGTAGGgatcaggagtgatataggctatattttattgtgattgaacaaaaaatttactgaaaaatcttatatataaaattctcatgtcacaatgctAGGTACAATAcacctccgaaatggctggattGATTatgatgaaattttgtttgcctattgggtaggtctgagaacggccaacatctatttttcataaagcTGTAATATGTTTAACACAGCAAGTTTAGTTTAAAATTCTGATGTAAAAAAGGAAATCAAATGAAACAGTCCACCCACAAAATTTGTGTATGTAATGTTATGTGAAACTTCTtcacacacgcttgacttggagagtaagttGGAGtggtgacgagagcgttacgaaaaatagtcaagtaaatactcacTATTTGTCGCTAAATTCGCCATGATTGTCTTTTCACCTGtggatataaatatgtatgaattgtttatatatatatatatatatatatatatatatatatatatatatgtatatgtgagtgtatataagtatgtatgtatatgtatatatacatgtataattttatattctattgtaatttataatttctaatCATTCCGTTTTTCTATgccgtgtcctatacccaaaggttgtctggaagaaatcgctcttttagcgataagactgcctttgtacatcttcctctaattgcaCTACTTtcgtttgtatcttttaatagtgtgcaataaagaatattattattattattgttatggattatcaaacattactccaaaagttgtaatcagatctcgatgaaatttaaatgtgatcacatgatgaTTCTCggcattcgattaaattaaaaatcatcaaaattagtacacccagtaaaaagttatccggattttcgagggttttcctcgatttctctgggatcccatcatcagatcctggtttccttattatggtacaacacttaggatatctcctttccaacaaaaaaagcatTATCAAAATCAGGTTCATAAACGttgaagttatccccaaacatacatttaaaaaaaattgtggaggcgcgaacttgtggaggcctatgtccagcagtgaactgcaataggctgaaatgatgatttaTTATGATGGTACAGCCTGTAACAACCTACGGCTgggtatagacctctttctccatgcaggagaaggacagagcttaacccaccacactgctccactgcaagTTAGcagataaaaattacatttttgttacaGTTATGATAATATCAACCCTGAACATGGAGCAGACGTACCTTCGTGATGATAGACAACGCTGGCGTCGCGGGGACAGAAACGACAAGGACAAGGATGAGGGAGAGAAAGATGCTGAAGTTAAGAAggtaatatctttttttatataaatttcttaattaattaatctttaattttaattaataatcaaaatattagttatttcatatttattcacACACTTCAACTTATACACAGGAGGAAGGTGAGGCTGAACCAAAGAAACCAGAAGAAGGAGACACAGAAGTGAAAGAGAAAGAGACAGAAGAGAAGAGAGACAACGCCGATAATGATAACACGGTCCTGGACTACAAGGAAGGGGATGATATTGCCAACATAAAACCAGACCAGTTGCCGGTTTACAGGTATGCTTATACAAATGACATTGTTACTATATcgagggcctgtttcaccggttgtggataatgctatttgaTGGATCACGGTATCtgacagataaaagttttgatttaattttctttttaaccaacttcaaaaaaagaagagtTGCAGGTAGCAGGCGTCTATATTCTAaagtgatcgcttaccatcaggtgagccgtacacttatttgctgACCTAGTATTATAAAAAGCTTACGTTTGTGTATGTTTCCAGCACTGAACGAGGAGTGGGTCGCTCGTTCCTCTCCCCATTCAGCTGTGTCCAGTGTACGCTGTGTCGCAAGTTACTGGATAGCGAGGAAACGGCAGCGGTACATCTTCGCACCTGGCGACACCACCAACTATTCGTGCGACTGCTACAGGAGAAGGCCGGCCACCAGGTGACTACTGTACTCATTTGATACTGATTGTTTTTTGGATCAAAACAGCTAATTTTTCATCATATTACTGCGTGAGAGTATGTAACGTGAATatgtattcaatttttttttccatttttcattttataaaaatcatccACGCACATTTTAGCCTATCGTTATCcattgctagacataggcctccacaagctcgcgccaaaaatgacgtgaacccatatgtgttgcctatagtcaccacgacGCCCACGgggagagggggtggctatattctttactaccataACAACACAGCatgtataaaaatcaacattaatGAATTCAGAAGGACATACATAACTATAATTGGCATGCATACTATATCTTGATATGATGCAGAATAACTTCTTGTAATATAATGTTGTAATGCTGTTGgcatatctaaataaatttttaaaaaaattctaaaatatcaaataacttTTAGACATCTCAACCGGCCGAGAGTAGGAAGCGAACCTTGAACAATGATGATACGGGCACATGGAAGAGACGTAAGACTGTCCGCGAAGAAGAAGATGAAGACCAGAGTGAACAGAATGAGCAGAATGGACACGATGACACTGCTAAAGGTATGTTACTTTATctttatattcattaaattcTTTGTTGTATACCTCTTAGATGTATCAGTTAGATTCAAATAATTTCgccaatttacataaaatttggaATTAAGAAGAcactaaaaagatttttatcaGTGAAATCAAGAATCCAATCTTAGTAAAATTATAGAGACATGAGTTGTGTTGACTTCCGGTTTTATAGTCAAAGAACAAAGACGTATAGCAATGGGCTCCGACAATAATTAATGAGAAACAGTGTAAATTTCACTAAGAACATAATTTTGTCATGCAAACTTTCCGCGCAAAACTGCAGGTTGTATGTGCAAGTTAAATTCATAGTACAAAAGTGGCAGATCATAGTGAGAAATTGTTGACAAAATATTGTTTGCATAACCtcacatgcacacaaaatttcatgagaatcggtcaatccgtttcggaggagtttaactacaaacaccgcgacacgagaattttatatattagatttaattaaaaaaattggatgTTCTCATTTtggtaacatttttattgaagtttgaaattttttcgCTGTACCATGATGCTACGTAGCCTTTAACCTTGCTCGGC
The Melitaea cinxia chromosome 23, ilMelCinx1.1, whole genome shotgun sequence DNA segment above includes these coding regions:
- the LOC123665288 gene encoding zinc finger protein on ecdysone puffs, with the translated sequence MANRRPQGGGRRMDFGRNDRSKNFRSGVSPWQGGGPGGDLPNLLPLGGGPTEATLALASNIINLLQPRQNPVPSLLDMPIRRDFGPNMSRYDRGYGPNRMGNQGNFRRTGNYTRAGERMNNSRKPFRPNDGPRQQNKSSPKKETDSKAKPVKDSEDKDTEKSEKSEDDKRETPKTRYDDINPQLLKCHICNKSMWDGRSFENHLSGRAHAIMMQKTAESYALTADTMRQEFKIREMKRTRKTGQQPPRDFYCAMCDMYAADGAIHRTTVGHRKLKKYLHPTCTSCHKEMPTRIELDEHRLTAEHLKNMQDKQEVVSKPKPEVMIISTLNMEQTYLRDDRQRWRRGDRNDKDKDEGEKDAEVKKEEGEAEPKKPEEGDTEVKEKETEEKRDNADNDNTVLDYKEGDDIANIKPDQLPVYSTERGVGRSFLSPFSCVQCTLCRKLLDSEETAAVHLRTWRHHQLFVRLLQEKAGHQTSQPAESRKRTLNNDDTGTWKRRKTVREEEDEDQSEQNEQNGHDDTAKEAATEAEGDTEHTFNEDGDLPAADELEDWEQSVDEILNDEKEEPKEPEQETKPEEEPAKPEPEETPKASPTPVNQTKAAPTGQGRGRPRRN